Proteins from a single region of Engystomops pustulosus chromosome 5, aEngPut4.maternal, whole genome shotgun sequence:
- the LOC140132768 gene encoding uncharacterized protein has product MATSQNYYTDDEESLTISETTISSLQLSQQGESSEEDPGHGPEYDAELQWLISSLCDTPDQGDSDNGHCFQNDPRWGPGEERPEPEGDPEGRLLGTAWCSCTLCHTMPSVSESFCCKESEELHELPCVNEKCITENAGFIEQCTLKEHLQRFITFLRPQHRHYYDINDNRALRLASYRCFTMWVHGILGKHNRVPIPACVICKIRDLYPDPNGQYTGFQYYFDVNPDLFDMDLNF; this is encoded by the exons ATG GCAACAAGTCAAAATTATTACACGGATGATGAAGAATCTTTGACCATATCAGAAACTACAATTTCTTCTTTACAg CTGTCTCAGCAAGGGGAATCAAGCGAGGAAGACCCTGGCCACGGTCCAGAATATGATGCG GAACTACAGTGGCTAATATCAAGTCTATGTGatacacctgaccaaggggattcAGATAATGGACATTGCTTCCAAAATGATCCTCGTTGGGGCCCTGGGGAAGAAAGACCAGAACCAGAGGGGGATCCTGAAGGAAGACTTCTTGGCACAGCCTGGTGTTCCTGTACCCTTTGTCACACTATGCCAAGTGTATCTGAAAGTTTTTGTTGCAAAGAATCTGAGGAATTACACGAACTTCCATGTgtaaatgaaaaatgtattactGAAAATGCTGGCTTCATAGAGCAGTGTACTTTAAAAGAACACTTGCAAAGGTTTATCACCTTCCTCAGACCCCAACATCGCCATTATTATGACATAAATGATAACCG AGCATTGCGTCTGGCCTCATATCGCTGTTTCACCATGTGGGTACATGGCATTTTGGGGAAACATAACAGAGTCCCTATTCCAGCATGTGTCATATGCAAAATCAGAGACCTTTACCCAGATCCAAATGGACAATACACAGGTTTCCAATATTACTTTGATGTTAATCCAGATTTATTTGATATGGACCTAAACTTCTGA